Proteins from one Triticum aestivum cultivar Chinese Spring chromosome 7A, IWGSC CS RefSeq v2.1, whole genome shotgun sequence genomic window:
- the LOC123154100 gene encoding disease resistance protein RPM1: MAEIVILLAIKKIGIALATRAADHVSVHFAKYKTQLLELHGSMGRVARELRIMHDVLCHMDIRNRNSQVYDGWLEEVRKVAHVMEDMVDEYLYLVGQKHDTGSCFYLKRGFRKQSSLLSMNQIAVKVKEREKDLTHLSETKTRWVPMINNGDSGSTNYIVKRSQDLAKISRSLDEEDLVGVDKNREKLEQWLVGDDFGHSVIALLGMGGLGKTALAANVYKKAREKFQCHAWISVSQTYSREDVLKNISKELFKDNVSVESKTAAMDITCLEETMKSFLGQQKYLIILDDVWTTETSDDLSRVLTNNDNGSRIIMTTREGHVAALASPGHILTLAPLLEDKAWDLFCKKAFPRDTDHECPLELKPLSEQMVNKCKGLPLVIVFVGSLLCVREKTVEEWRRINDQLSWELNNNSRFDHIRNVLHLSFIYLPTHLKSCFLYCSLFPEDYLLKRKQLVRLWIAEGFIDGRGDSTLEEVAEGYLKELIDRNMLQLVERNNFGRMKRFRMHDILRELAVDLCQKNCFGTIYEDKCGGSLQMDGRRLVMHRVKKDIKQSFSSMHHLRTVSILDGCMPSFTLLPLLCKKSRYMAVLELSGLPIEKLPDAIGDLFNLRHLGLRDSKVKVLPKSVEKLSNLLTLDLHGSDIHELPSGIRKLKKLRHLFAEKIIDPDWREIQCCSGMCIPKGPGNLTNLQTLQSLEAQDESIRHLWELTQLRSLRLWNVKGNYCGRIGESLVRMRLDVNASAENEVLLLNVCLPSLQKLYLRGRLVEGAFDESPLFQAVGGQNLHVLNLSLSQLREDPLPSLSRLSNLTRLQFTRAYNGEQLTFCTGWFPKLKILVLRDMPNLNRLEIHQGAMARLERLVLVNLSGMMEVPPGIEFLMPLQRLVFQEITDDFLTLLRECSAIRGAHAVYSLRY; encoded by the exons ATGGCGGAGATTGTGATTCTTCTAGCCATTAAAAAGATCGGAATCGCCTTGGCAACTAGAGCGGCAGACCATGTCAGCGTGCACTTTGCAAAGTACAAGACACAACTATTGGAGCTACATGGCAGTATGGGTCGTGTTGCAAGGGAGCTTCGCATAATGCATGATGTTCTCTGTCACATGGACATTCGAAACCGCAACAGTCAAGTATATGACGGCTGGTTGGAGGAGGTACGGAAAGTAGCACATGTGATGGAGGACATGGTGGACGAGTACTTGTATCTAGTAGGACAGAAACATGATACAGGGTCTTGCTTTTACCTCAAAAGGGGGTTCAGAAAACAAAGTTCTCTGCTTTCTATGAACCAGATAGCTGTCAAGgtgaaagaaagagagaaagaccTTACTCACCTGTCAGAGACAAAAACCCGTTGGGTTCCCATGATAAACAACGGGGATAGTGGCAGCACTAATTACATTGTCAAGAGGTCCCAAGATCTAGCAAAAATTTCACGTTCCCTTGACGAAGAAGATCTAGTGGGGGTAGATAAAAACAGAGAAAAACTTGAGCAGTGGTTGGTAGGCGATGATTTTGGACACTCTGTAATAGCCCTGCTTGGAATGGGAGGTCTTGGTAAAACTGCTTTAGCTGCAAATGTGTACAAGAAGGCGAGGGAGAAATTCCAGTGCCACGCCTGGATCTCCGTCTCTCAAACTTATTCTAGAGAAGATGTCTTGAAGAATATAAGCAAGGAACTTTTCAAAGATAATGTCAGTGT AGAATCTAAAACTGCAGCTATGGACATCACATGCCTTGAAGAGACAATGAAGAGTTTTCTGGGGCAACAAAAATATTTGATCATATTGGATGATGTTTGGACTACAGAAACATCTGATGACTTGTCTAGGGTGCTTACTAATAATGATAATGGTAGTAGAATTATAATGACAACAAGGGAAGGCCATGTTGCTGCACTTGCCTCTCCAGGACACATCTTAACACTAGCACCTTTACTAGAAGATAAGGCATGGGATCTGTTCTGTAAAAAAGCCTTTCCAAGAGATACTGATCATGAATGTCCTTTGGAGTTGAAGCCTTTGTCCGAACAAATGGTTAACAAATGCAAAGGCTTGCCCCTTGTTATTGTATTTGTTGGTAGCCTTTTGTGTGTGCGCGAGAAAACTGTGGAAGAATGGAGAAGAATTAATGATCAATTGAGTTGGGAGCTAAATAACAATTCAAGGTTTGATCACATAAGGAATGTTTTGCATCTGAGCTTCATCTACCTTCCAACACACTTGAAAAGTTGTTTCCTGTACTGCAGCTTATTTCCAGAAGACTATCTTCTCAAAAGGAAACAACTTGTACGGTTATGGATAGCAGAGGGGTTCATCGATGGAAGGGGTGATAGCACATTAGAAGAAGTGGCAGAAGGCTATCTGAAGGAGTTGATTGATAGAAACATGCTGCAACTTGTTGAAAGGAATAATTTTGGTAGGATGAAAAGATTCAGAATGCATGACATCTTACGTGAATTGGCAGTTGACTTGTGCCAGAAGAACTGTTTTGGTACTATATACGAGGATAAGTGTGGGGGTTCTCTACAGATGGATGGACGTCGATTGGTAATGCATAGAGTGAAGAAGGATATTAAGCAGTCATTTTCTAGCATGCACCACCTTCGAACTGTCAGTATACTGGATGGCTGCATGCCATCATTCACTCTACTTCCTCTGCTATGTAAGAAATCAAGATATATGGCAGTGCTAGAATTAAGTGGTCTACCTATCGAGAAGCTTCCAGATGCTATTGGTGATCTTTTTAATCTCCGCCATTTGGGTTTACGTGATTCAAAAGTGAAGGTGCTCCCGAAGTCTGTCGAGAAGCTTTCAAATTTGTTGACACTGGACCTTCATGGATCTGATATACATGAGTTGCCTAGTGGGATCAGGAAACTGAAGAAGCTTAGGCACTTATTTGCTGAGAAAATAATTGACCCAGATTGGAGAGAGATTCAATGTTGCAGTGGTATGTGTATCCCCAAAGGTCCTGGAAATCTAACAAACCTACAGACATTACAATCATTGGAAGCACAAGATGAGTCTATCAGACATTTATGGGAGCTGACGCAGCTGAGAAGTTTGAGGTTATGGAATGTGAAAGGAAACTACTGTGGCCGCATCGGTGAGTCTCTAGTTCGGATGCGCCTAGATGTGAATGCAAGTGCTGAGAACGAGGTTCTCTTGTTGAATGTCTGCCTGCCAAGCCTGCAAAAGCTGTATTTGAGAGGACGACTAGTGGAAGGGGCTTTCGACGAGTCTCCTCTATTCCAAGCTGTTGGGGGGCAGAACTTGCATGTATTGAATCTATCTTTATCACAATTGAGAGAAGACCCCTTGCCATCCCTTTCTCGGTTGTCAAATTTGACGCGTCTACAATTCACTAGAGCATACAACGGTGAGCAGCTGACATTTTGCACAGGGTGGTTTCCCAAGCTAAAGATTCTCGTTCTAAGAGACATGCCTAATCTGAATCGGCTAGAGATACATCAAGGTGCCATGGCGAGGCTGGAAAGATTAGTCTTAGTCAACCTCAGCGGTATGATGGAGGTCCCACCTGGCATTGAGTTTCTCATGCCTCTCCAGCGTCTGGTTTTCCAGGAAATCACCGATGACTTCTTGACATTGTTACGCGAATGTTCTGCAATTCGAGGGGCCCATGCGGTGTATTCTCTCCGATATTGA